Genomic window (Achromobacter sp. B7):
TCAACGCGCGGTCCAGGCGGCCGCGGAAGTCGGGGACCAGCACTTCGATGCGGGTGGTGGGCGACAGTTCGCGGATGTGGGTGATGCAGTCCACGAAGTGGCCGGCGCCGCCGTCGCGCAGATCGTCGCGGTCCACCGAGGTGATGACGACGTACGACAGCTTCAACGCGGCGATGGTGCGCGCCAGGTTTTCGGGTTCTTTGGTGTCCAGCGGGTCGGGGCGGCCATGGCCCACATCACAGAACGGGCAGCGGCGGGTGCACTTGTCGCCCATGATCATGAACGTGGCGGTGCCCTTGCCGAAGCATTCGCCGATGTTCGGGCAAGACGCTTCTTCGCAGACCGTGTGCAGGTTGTGCTCGCGCAGAATGCGCTTGATGTCGTAGAAGCGCGAGCCGGGCGCGGCGGCTTTCACGCGAATCCACTCGGGCTTTTTCAGGCGCTCGGCCGGCACGATCTTGATGGGGATGCGCGCCGTCTTGGCTTGCGACTTCTGCTTTTGCGTCGGATCGTAGACGGCTTCCGTGGTGGCGGGAGCGGCGGCGGATTCGTTCGGGGGAACAGCGGACTCGGCAAGCGTAGACATTGGGCACCTTCGCAACCGGCGCGCAGGACGGCCCGGTTTAAGACAAAAATGGCATTTTACCCCCGCCGCCGCCTCACGCCTCCACCGCCGCCTGTTGCACCAACCCGCCCGCCGCTTTGCCCTGGCCCAGCCGGCTGCTTGTCCACATCGCGCCTTGCAGGCTGAGTTATCGTCTTGCCTGGCAATTTCGCTGAATTCCCCCTAAGCCCTTCTCCATGTCCCTTATTTCCCCGCCCCGCCTTGTTGCCCTGATCGCCCCCCGCCTGGATACCGGCCCTGTCGGTCGTGCCGTTCAAGCTTGCGCGGAGCGGCTGGCGGGCGAAGGCTATTTCCTGGCGGCGGGGCCGTGGCACGACGCCGCCATGTTGCCGCAGTTGGCCGCCTTGCAGCCGGCCGCGGCGCTGGTCATGGGCCCGCTGGACGAGCCCAATCTTCGCGCCGGCCTGGCCGCGATGGAAATTCCGGTGGTGGAAACGTGGAGTGCCTCGGCGCACCCGCTGGATACGGCCGTTGTGATCGACAACGAAGAGGCCGGTCGCATGGCCGCGCGCCATCTGGCGGAAAAGCGGCATGCGCTGGTCGCCTGCATCAGCGGGGACAACGCTTGGGAACGCGCGCGACGCCAGGGGTTTATCAGCGCGGCGGCGGCGCTGGGGCTGGATCGGGTTGCGGACATCGTGCAGCCCGAAGTGCTGCAAATGAACGACGGGCGGATGGCGTTTTTGCGGCTGCTGGCCACCAATACGATATTTGACGCGGTGTTTTGCACGTCGGATCTGCTGGCGGCGGCCGCGGTGTCCGAGGCGCACAACCGCGACCTGCACGTGCCGCAGGATGTGGCGGTGCTGGGTTTCACGGATGACGGCAGTGCGGCGCAATGGGCGCAAGGCCTGACGACGCTGGGCATAAACGCGGCGGACCTGGGCCGCCGGGCAGCGCAGGTGTTGCTTGATCGACTACAGGGCGAACTGGCTGCCGGCCAGCATCAGACCTTGGAAGTGACGTTCGAAGCTCGGCTAAGCACGTAGAAAAGCGCGGCGCTGGGCGCTATACCGCTGCTATACCGGTGCTATACCGCTGCGATACCGCCCTACCTTTTCGGCCTGCAAACAACGCGGCAAGCCGATAGTCTGTCGACACCTTCACGCCAGCAGAAACCCCAGACCCTTCAGACCTCGTACAACGCCGGAAAGCCCGCGTCTTCCAGCATGGCGTTGGCTTCCTTCAAGAACCCCGGCGTGGCGGCTTCAGGCACGCGGACCAGCCATTGAACGGCTTCCTGCTTCTTGCCGCGCAGCAGCAGCAAGCGCCCCAGATGGAACATGCCTCGGAAATCACCGCCCTCGGCGCAGCGCTGATAGCAATCGAAAGCGCGGTCAATGTCCTGCTCGACCACCTCGCCCGCTTCATAGAACCGACCCACCACGCCAATCGATTTCACATGGCCGCCTTGCGCGGCTTGTTGGTACAAGGCCAGTGCCGCCGCCTTGTTTTGCGTGACGCCGCCCCGGCCGGCGCGCAGCATGTGCGCGTAGTTGTACATGCCCCAGTCCAGGCCACGGTCGGCGGCCAGCCGGAACCAGTACGCCGCGACGGTGTCGTCCGCCGCCACGCCCCAACCGTTTTCGTAGCAGCGGCCCACCATGTTGATAGCCATCGGATGGTCGGCATTGGCGGCGCGCTTGAACCAGGCCAGCGCGGCGTCGGGCTGGCGCGCCACGCCCACGCCGTCCAGCAGCATCTGGCCGTAGATGGTCTGCGCTTCGACCATCCCCATGTCAGCCGCCGCGCCGATCCATGCGGCATAGGATTCCGGCGGCCCTTCGCGCAGCTGGGCCAATTGTTCCGGCGTGGTGGCGGCGACATCGGCGGCGGTGTAAGTCTTCAAATCGTGCTCCTTCTACGGCGCCAGGCGTCCGCCAGATTTTGCGCCAGCGCGTTGCCCACGTCGGTGGGCGAGCGATGCGCGCCACAGGTCGCCATGTCGACAGTGCGCAGGCCTTCGTAGCCGCAGGGGTTGATGCCCAGGAAAGGCGCCAGGTCCATGTCCACGTTCAGCGACACACCATGATAGGCGCGGCCGTTGCGGATCTTGATGCCCAGCGCGGCAATCTTGGCAAGCTCGCCACTGTCGGGGCCCAGGTCAGGATCAGGCACATACACACCTGGTGCGCCGGGCTTGCGACAGGCGCCATTCACGCCATGCTGGGCAAGCGTGTCGATCACCGCGCCCTCAAGCAAGGTGACGTATTCCTTCACGTACATGTCCACGCGGCGCAGGTCGAACAGCGCATAGGCCATGATTTGCCCGGGCCCGTGATAAGTCACTTGGCCGCCACGATCGCAATGGACGATGGGGATGTTGCCGGGGTTCAGCACATGTTGCGGCAGACCGGCCTGGCCCAGCGTGTAGACCGGCGCGTGCTCGCAAAGCCAGATTTCGTCGGGCGTATCGGCGCCGCGCAGCGCGGTGTACGCCTGCATGTCCTGCCAGACCGG
Coding sequences:
- the lipA gene encoding lipoyl synthase — encoded protein: MSTLAESAVPPNESAAAPATTEAVYDPTQKQKSQAKTARIPIKIVPAERLKKPEWIRVKAAAPGSRFYDIKRILREHNLHTVCEEASCPNIGECFGKGTATFMIMGDKCTRRCPFCDVGHGRPDPLDTKEPENLARTIAALKLSYVVITSVDRDDLRDGGAGHFVDCITHIRELSPTTRIEVLVPDFRGRLDRALTILNAGPPDVMNHNLETVPRLYKQARPGSDYMHSLKLLAEFKKLHPEVPTKSGLMLGLGETDEEILQVMRDMREHNVDMLTIGQYLQPSEHHLPVLRYVHPDTFKMFEREAYAMGFSHAAVGAMVRSSYHADEQAHAAGVN
- a CDS encoding LacI family DNA-binding transcriptional regulator produces the protein MSLISPPRLVALIAPRLDTGPVGRAVQACAERLAGEGYFLAAGPWHDAAMLPQLAALQPAAALVMGPLDEPNLRAGLAAMEIPVVETWSASAHPLDTAVVIDNEEAGRMAARHLAEKRHALVACISGDNAWERARRQGFISAAAALGLDRVADIVQPEVLQMNDGRMAFLRLLATNTIFDAVFCTSDLLAAAAVSEAHNRDLHVPQDVAVLGFTDDGSAAQWAQGLTTLGINAADLGRRAAQVLLDRLQGELAAGQHQTLEVTFEARLST
- a CDS encoding tetratricopeptide repeat protein; the protein is MKTYTAADVAATTPEQLAQLREGPPESYAAWIGAAADMGMVEAQTIYGQMLLDGVGVARQPDAALAWFKRAANADHPMAINMVGRCYENGWGVAADDTVAAYWFRLAADRGLDWGMYNYAHMLRAGRGGVTQNKAAALALYQQAAQGGHVKSIGVVGRFYEAGEVVEQDIDRAFDCYQRCAEGGDFRGMFHLGRLLLLRGKKQEAVQWLVRVPEAATPGFLKEANAMLEDAGFPALYEV
- the lipB gene encoding lipoyl(octanoyl) transferase LipB yields the protein MIKWLARPADYLPVWQDMQAYTALRGADTPDEIWLCEHAPVYTLGQAGLPQHVLNPGNIPIVHCDRGGQVTYHGPGQIMAYALFDLRRVDMYVKEYVTLLEGAVIDTLAQHGVNGACRKPGAPGVYVPDPDLGPDSGELAKIAALGIKIRNGRAYHGVSLNVDMDLAPFLGINPCGYEGLRTVDMATCGAHRSPTDVGNALAQNLADAWRRRRSTI